The genomic window AGATGCTTGATGCTAGTAATGTTCGTAATTTATCTACATTACCTCAGCTGATCTTTGTCAATTCCACTCTTTCAAAACATTGTCGGAAGAGATTTGGAATCGCATATCTTAGATATTCTTTATTCCAAAGTTGCTCGTTGGAACCTGGTATAAGACCATTGAGAAAGAAATGAACCCGctgataaatatatagaaaaacAATTCATATTCTTAGTACAGATTTAAATTTGCAAAAcatgtatatattaaaaactATTTATCTATTTTGTGTACTCTCATCTAAAAATATTGTCAcctttaatattaatgtcACTTTCGTGTGTTGGCTTTCGGACACTGAAACAAGAttttataaaattgaaaaattaaaggaattcAAAATAAGGAAACAGTGCAATTTCGAACCATTTCGCATTGCTTATAGAAAATAGTCGATTTGGATATCCGTGACGAtgttgaatattattagaaggAATACCATATCCCCTTTGGGAGAGAATCTTATCTTTTCCAGGGCTTTTGTCTCAACTTCTAAATTGTATAGTGCTAAAGCCgctaaatttttaaaagcACAGAGAAGAAGACAAAAAAATGAGGAGAAACAGGCTACTATCAAGAACTCCTTGGAGAGAGTAGATCCAGTCTTTGGTAAGAAAAATGTACCATTCATCGCTCGTATATCAGcagaattgaaagaacCATTAGTATTATCATCAGGTTACAATGTTGAAGAGGTAGAGAAATTTCTTGCCGCAATCGAAACTaccaagaagaaacaattaGCAGATCGTGGTATAAATGTAGACATGATAGTTTCTGAAAATGAGAAGGAACTGGAGGAAAAACGTCAAGTTATTTTAAGAATCTTAAGCATGAGAAATGCCAATAATAAAAGCTCAATCAAGTTGGCTTTGAAGCTTGCCCGTGAAGAATTTCAACGATTCCCTGGCGATACAGGTTCCAGTGAGGTTCAAGCTGCATGTATGACTGTCCGTATACTTAATATGGCCCATCACATTCAAGAACATCGGAAAGATTATTCTAACACGAGACATTTAAGGATGTTAGTACAGCAAAGGCAAAGTATACTAAGGTATTTAAAGAGAAACAATGCTGAAAGATATTACTGGGTTATTCAAAAGCTTGGATTAACTGATACGGCTGTTACGGAGGAATTCAACATGGATAGACAGTATATGAAAGACtacaaattttttgaaagtgCTGCTGTAAATTAGATATAAAGTTGTTTCTATATCGAATTGGATGTACATTCTTGTAAATAATTAATGACCAAAATAACCCAAAATACTCCACAAGTTATATTATGGgaagatatatttatattgtGTATATGAAGTTCTGTGTCGTAATTAAACCGTATAGAATCTTATAATGCTTAATATGAATGTACGtaaatgaattgaagaaagttcgttgattcaattgatcAAAATATGAAAGTTAGGCAGATAACAATGGGGAATATTCTGTCGGTTCGTCAGAATCTGTAAAATATTCTTCGTCATCAGAATCGTCATCCTCCGATTCTTTAAGTAACTCGGCATAGTTCATAATGGCATCCCAATTCGGGAATAAGACATAATAGGACTCAATTAATCCAATTAGTAACATGGCACAACCAATACCTATCCATAACCCAAATAGCTTCATATTGAAGTACCAGCTTAATATAAGAGCTAAAGGGATAccaaacaaataatatgaCAGGAGGTTCACGACGCTACCTAATGATTGCATTCCCTGTCCTCTTAAGCATGATCCAGCCACTGCATTTAAAGAGTCAAAATTCTGAACCAATCCAACCAATGGTAACAAACCGCTTATTAGTTTTTTTACATCCTCATCTCTTGAAAATACGCTCGCAATAAAATTACGCCCTAATACCAGTAGTAAACAGTTGGTTAGACCAGCTCCGAACGAGAAAGTCAGCCCAACTTTGGATGAGATATGGGCATGTTCTGAACTTTTTGCACCAATGAAATTGGCAATTCTAGTGGAAGTTGAGATACCGATCGCAAAAGGAACCATGTATAGTAAGGCAGCCATTGTAGATACCGCTGATTGTGCCGCTAGATAACTTGTCCCAAAGTATGCACTGAATAATGTTAATAGTTCATAGGATAGTTCTTCTGCTTCAAGCATTATGATACCAGATATTGCAAGATGACTCAAGTCTTTCCAGTGCGTGAATGCTTTTGATGAGAACCCACCCCAACATTTCCTACCTTCCACGTATAAAGTGTAGAGTAGTAGAAGGAAGAACATCATCCAGAAGTTGATCACTACGGCTACGGCAGAACCAATGAACCCCATACCGATGTATTTGTTCCAGACTAAAGTATAACTAATAAGAATATTCAGTGGTGCACATATAGTTAGAACATAAATACCAGCATCAAATATTCCCTGTGCTTGTAAAAACCTCTTTAGGTTTTCGAAAAAGATATATGCTGGAGCACCAAGTATCAATACTCTCAAGAACTGAGAAGTAAGAGCGATCAACTCCTTTTCAGGAACGACCATATACAGTATTGATTCCGAataaaaccaaaaaaatgcGAAGGgaacaaaaataattaatgaaaaagtGATACAACGCTGTAAATGGATACCGACACTGTAATAACGACCTGAACCATAAGCTTGAGGGCATAATGTATCCAAACTTGTCGCGATACCTTCAAAAATGGCTAATGTGATATTGGAAGTCATTGATGCTAGGGAAACTGCCGCCAGCTCGTTTTTCCCCAGGTGACCTACCGTTAGTGAGCAGACCATTGGGAATATTTGTTCTAGTAGAAACGTGAAAATTAATGGGAAAGAGTAAGATGCTAATACTTTAGATTCTGACTTGAAAGTAACCTTTTCCTTAGCCAACTGAGCTAATTCAGCGGAATGAACATCTTCTTGATAAATTGCTGGAACAGAGCCTTTACTTGTAACTGATACGAATGACGGCCTTCGAGGTGTAATCCCCGTTCGTTGCATCATTGATTCGTGTGTTTGCTTTTGAACTTGTATCCtattgataaattcatcataaCCTAATTCTCTTGGCTCATACTGTTCCATATCTTCTTCGccttcttcattatcagaaTTGTAAACAGAAGAATACCTTCGTTCATGCTCTTGAAGAATCCAGTCTACGCCTGGAGAGGATAACTCTGGTGTTTCGGACACCCTTGATGGTAATGACACTGTTCTGCTAAGCTCACCGCCATCTTCCTCATTATAATGCATCTCGGGCTCTTCCATTATTTCGTCCATATAATGGTGTGGCTCATGAACATTACTGCCAAAATCATCTCCTAAAGATCTGAAACTCCTCTGATCAGTAGGTCGCGATCTTCTACTGAATTTACGCACCAAAGGATTCTTCTTATTAGGTGGAAAAAAACCAAGTGATATTCTTCTATGTGTATTCCCTACCCCCATACCATTGGTTCGGAGAGTTGGGTGAACTTCAGATAATGTCTTTGATAGGATTCCAGCCATTGTTTGAAAGCAACTTCTAGTGTAATAAGAATTTTGCAAATATCAACTCACCCAACTCAGAAAACCtgaataaaattttagTATTGTAATTTTGAGTGAAAGTTTGCAAAAACTAATATGTATACTTAACTTTATCCTTGTAGATCACTTATTCCTCTATGAATGCTAGAGGTATATTTTAGCATTATATTAATTAGAGGTTAGTAGAAGGTTAGCTGTGGGCCTAATAGCTTCTAATGATTCTTAGCtataaaatttattactttttAGGGTGTTATTCAACCCTAATCCTTTAACTATGGGTTTAAATCTTACCCCCATATCCCTTTATTTTAGGGCTAAAATATTAAGTCGGAATTGCTATTCCAAACGTTAAGGATtataaattaaaatctaGATTTACCGAttacattatttaaaatCCCTCTATATAATCaactttatttatttatgaATCTTTAAGTCTATTTACGTTGTCTTACCCTCACCACACCCACTTTTCATATATATCCAAAGTATCATCTTGCCCGATTAAGAAAGCATATTAAGTAAGTTGAAATGGGGGTCGGGCAAAAATTActtaaatataaatttatgGAGATATTGAAAGGTGCGCAAATTGGCATATTAACCATCAAAACTGATCGCTAACCTTTACCGGTTCCTGTATCTAAATCTGGCCCCGCAATCTTAATTACGTGACACCTTAGAAGCTGTCCAGTTGCGCgttgaatcaatttttctaaagACGAATAAACGATTCTTTAAACCAGGTTTATTATCCAAGAATGCGTTATAATGCAATATTTACTTTGTTTATCAGTATATAGATGTGAATGGATAGTGTAAAGTatatgattttattttttacataatcaattaattgatcaGAAGACATCCGGTAATTTTTCGATGACATAGCTATGACCACCAACACTCATTAATGGGATACCAGGGATCTTTCTCACACGTTGTTTTAAACCAGCATCATTAGTGGCAACGATATAACATTTATGTTGCAGGACTCTATTGACAATACAGTCATCTGCATATGTACCTTTATGGGAACAGCTGAGACGTTTAATTCTTGGATCACGAGCTAATTTTAACGCTATACGATATTTTGGACCTagtttttccaattctgCCATGACGCAATCGGTAATCAAAGGATTGCACTTTGCTAATAAACAATCCATCATACCTCTCACTAAATCTATCTTTTTCTGTATGGAGAAGTTTATAAAATTTGTATCGATCAAAACTTGATATGGAGGTTTAATGGCTTCattatattgaaagaaaagagcACTGGAGACTTGCGGTATGTTTCTAGTCAATTCAGGGTCTTCTTTCTCCCTTATTTTATCCTGGTTTGCCTTCAGCCTTTGATCCTTTTTAGCATTTAATGTACGTTTCGTAAGTGCGAACTTTCTAGTCTTTTTTGCTTTACCCATTATTTTACGTTATTATTGGTACTTTAGTGGCAAAATGTTTATTAACTGTATTACTTTTTAATGTAATCGCAAGTGTACGTGAAGTCTGTCGAACGAACAAATGTACCTTGGTTAGTTATATGTGTCTGTTGCGATGAGATGGTATGAAACTAATCaaattgtaaatttttttttatagtaaaatttttacaaaaaaaaaaaagaggaaaaaaaaCTCGTCACAGACAGGATTCGAACCTGCGCAGGTAAAACCCAATGCCTAATTGCTGTTTCTATGAAATAGCAGGGCATCGCCTTAACCACTCGGCCACTGGGACAAAACTTccattttttgtaaaatatgatttGGATATAGTTTTGAATCTTGATTTTCTGACGAGAAGACTATAANNNNNNNNNNNNNNNNNNNNNNNNNNNNNNNNNNNNNNNNNNNNNNNNNNNNNNNNNNNNNNNNNNNNNNNNNNNNNNNNNNNNNNNNNNNNNNNNNNNNNNNNNNNNNNNNNNNNNNNNNNNNNNNNNNNNNNNNNNNNNNNNNNNNNNNNNNNNNNNNNNNNNNNNNNNNNNNNNNNNNNNNNNNNNNNNNNNNNNNNNNNNNNNNNNNNNNNNNNNNNNNNNNNNNNNNNNNNNNNNNNNNNNNNNNNNNNNNNNNNNNNNNNNNNNNNNNNNNNNNNNNNNNNNNNNNNNNNNNNNNNNNNNNNNNNNNNNNNNNNNNNNNNNNNNNNNNNNNNNNNNNNNNNNNNNNNNNNNNNNNNNNNNNNNNNNNNNNNNNNNNNNNNNNNNNNNNNNNNNNNNNNNNNNNNNNNNNNNNNNNNNNNNNNNNNNNNNNNNNNNNNNNNNNNNNNNNNNNNNNNNNNNNNNNNNNNNNNNNNNNNNNNNNNNNNNNNNNNNNNNNNNNNNNNNNNNNNNNNNNNNNNNNNNNNNNNNNNNNNNNNNNNNNNNNNNNNNNNNNNNNNNNNNNNNNNNNNNNNNNNNNNNNNNNNNNNNNNNNNNNNNNNNNNNNNNNNNNNNNNNNNNNNNNNNNNNNNNNNNNNNNNNNNNNNNNNNNNNNNNNNNNNNNNNNAGTAGTAGATTCAGTAGTTTGACGCattgtataataatttgtaaTATAAGTTGTAATAGGGCTATTCCTGATGTGAATCGACCTGCGGCGCTACcaattgtaaaatatgatttGGATATAGTTTTGAATCTTGATTTTCTGACGAGAAGACTATAAGATTCTTATGAAATGTATGATTTTTGTTGCTCTCTTcttatatagtataaaatgataactaataaaagatataaagtAACGACTGAAACGTTTCTAATTCCAGCTCGACCCTTAGTccttttatatctttcaaaattattttatctaatcGCTTGCCCGTCATAGTTAGCTTAGATAATCAACGAGCTTATTTAATCTATATTTCGTTCTGGAACTATTTGATTAAGTTTGGGATCATTATTGTATCATANNNNNNNNNNNNNNNNNNNNNNNNNNNNNNNNNNNNNNNNNNNNNNNNNNNNNNNNNNNNNNNNNNNNNNNNNNNNNNNNNNNNNNNNNNNNNNNNNNNNNNNNNNNNNNNNNNNNNNNNNNNNNNNNNNNNNNNNNNNNNNNNNNNNNNNNNNNNNNNNNNNNNNNNNNNNNNNNNNNNNNNNNNNNNNNNNNNNNNNNNNNNNNNNNNNNNNNNNNNNNNNNNNNNNNNNNNNNNNNNNNNNNNNNNNNNNNNNNNNNNNNNNNNNNNNNNNNNNNNNNNNNNNNNNNNNNNNNNNNNNNNNNNNNNNNNNNNNNNNNNNNNNNNNNNNNNNNNNNNNNNNNNNNNNNNNNNNNNNNNNNNNNNNNNNNNNNNNNNNNNNNNNNNNNNNNNNNNNNNNNNNNNNNNNNNNNNNNNNNNNNNNNNNNNNNNNNNAATTCTTGACTTGCTTTCTAAAACGAACTCATAACATCATGACAGTAATtactcaaataataataaataaacatacttctttgTGAAACTTTGGCATGACGCCAACAGTTCGTAATCCTAATCGGATATCttacattttttgaaaaatatgggtTGAGTAATAGATCAAAATCTAAACCTCTTGAAGGAAGAGAGTAGGATTTAGGATTTTAACGAATGTATGATTCGGGTTGCTCTCTTTATATAGTATgaacaattattaataaagagatatatataactaACTAAAATACCTCTAATTCTAGTTCAACTTTCAGTCCTTCtataatctttccaaaaatactttttctcttgtcAATAAACTTTCTTACTAGCCACTACTTTTCTCTAACCTATCTATAATAGGTAATTTggataatgttaataaagtaataacttggtaagtcaaataaattctagaagttcatataatatctcGTTGAAGTCATGCATgcataaaacaaaattcgTAATCATGAACACCGCTCTCAAAGTCCTTTCGACTAGGTGCTCCGCAGGACACTCTAAATACTTGTAGGTTTGATTAGGAGAGACTAATCCAGAACGCCTGAGTAAACACTCAGCAAAACCATACAACTTAACCGACCCAATACATAACTCTTGTACGCATGGCCGGCCGAAACCGTAGACGTGGCtgcaatcaaaaacaatcttaataataataagataacactTGTATGGCATTCgacttaattcaacaaaagatattcaattataattcaataagcGTTATATATCTACAAACATGTACGGTGCATAACATAGTTCGGGTCATTACTTCGAACCTGGTgaacttcataataattcataaCTTAGCTTGACTAATAACTAACGACTCATAATTTCTTGACAGTAATTactcaattaataataaaataaacatacttctttgTGACACTTGGACATGAAGCCAGTACTTCGTTATCTCACTCGGATATTTTACATTTTgttttaaatataatcaGTAGTATGATTGTTCTAGGGCTTCGGTTCTCATGCATATAACACATGCTTCAATACTCTACAGCTAACGTCTACCTTTGATAATCTTATTGCTTAATTATATTCTATACAAGAAATATAGTTACTATCTACCGTTGTCGAAATTATAATGTATCTGGCACATAGTGTACGGACACCTAGTTTCATGCAACGCGCTATATGCTTTCTATATATGGAAAGTTTTATTCCATATGTAAAGTGTATAAGTTATATTACTCTACTGTCCTAGGACGGAGAGGAGCAATTCTGCTACGAATCTACCTATAAGGCCAAGTCCTGTAGTCTAATATGCATCCAATATATGGTTTAATATGTTCTATCTGCTACCAGGAAATATACCTCGAATAAAGTTAAATGCCTTCTCACTTATAAGTATACCTTAATGTATACGCTTCCTTATAATGGAGGCTCGACGCTTACtggtttattttcaatgtCGCGTCTTCTATATTCACAGGCTGTTGGCATAATCGCCAATACATTATACAATAGTTTTTATAATGTAATGGGCTTCAGAGATTCAAGGTCAATTACCTTTCTCTGAGATCGTGGGTATTTGATATTTAAGAGGCGTCATAGCCGGTTAGACTAACAAAAGGTAGGATTAGATCTTCAATGCAAGATTATCCTATTAGATAGCGTAATTCAGCAGGTTATGTACGAGTTATTAGAGAATTGCAGCCGCTGCGTCGAGTATTAGATACCTTAAGGAGTTTAGTGGCGTTTTGATGAGACGCAAGCTTCTTTCAAAGGATATAAAAGAGTGAAGATATCTTCTTTAGAGTTGTATATCCTGCATATATAGTTTATGTAAGAACACAACGTAACGAAGTAACAAAGTAAGTAACTAGtttaaaagaaagaatacAGTCATTGGACAACTAAAATAATATGGATATGGATCAAGATACTCATAACATTTACATTGAAGACGCAATCATGTTAAACAGTGACACGGGCACCGTCACTACAATTCAAAGAGCCTATACCatttataatttggaaCCGGTAATTTCAGAAGAATGGCAGGGAATACAGCTACGGTGCGGTGCGACTCGCACCGTGCGACGAGATTGATAATCAAATTGATCgatcaattgaatttgCCAACGCCAACTTATTATCTCGTATAGTCTTTTCTTAACTAGCTCATAAGAACTTCCAATGTATCTCAATGATAGTTGTCCTagtatttgaatttaaataGCACATTCCAATCCCTACTAGAACTTCCGTAGTCGGTTTCTCTCTTTTTCTACTTTCAGTTACTTCTCTTGGcggaaataaaaaattaaaccACTATGCTAACCAAAGTACCTGTAATAGATTATAGAAAAGGTATTGGGCTGTTTTTAAGTGTTAATTTTTAGATTTaattatatcatataaaCGTATAAAGTCATTAAGTAGTATTAAGTATAAACTTGCGGTTTTAGCATTAATCTCTGGCAAACATTCTCTTGAACATTGGCTTGTCATCTTGAGCTAAGGCAGCAGCGTCATAGTCAGCACCTCTCTTAGATGGTGGGACCCAAGAAGTAGATTTCCATGGCAAAACACCTTCTTCCCACATGGTGTTGACTTCTTCTAGGGTTAACCCTTTAGTTTCTGggataaagaagaaaacgTAAAAGAATGAGAAGCATAGACAGCCCATGAAAACATAACCGTAGTAAAAGTTAATGGCACCGGTAATAAATGGTGTAAAGAAACTAATCAAGAAACCCCATAACCAATTACAAGCTTGAGCAACGGACATACACTTAGATTTCACTCTTAATGGGAAAGTTTCTGAGTTAACAACGAATGGAATTGGAGCCCAAGTGGTAGCGAAACAGAAAATGTAGAAACATGTGAAACAAATCATACAGTTACCGGCACCCTTAGAGGATCCATTACCTTGACCATGAGGCCACAATCTTGTGACACCAACAGAAGCGTAAACAACCATACAAGCAGTCATTGTAGCTGCACCCCATAATAAACACCTACGACGACCGAATCTTTCAACAACATAAATACCAACAAATGTAGAAGCAAAATTAACGacaccaataataatagatgTTTGGAAAGAATCCTCTAAACCAACAGACTTGAAGACAATAGTACCAtaatagaagaaataattatCACCAGTCAACTGTTGTAGACATTGAATCACACAACCCATAATTAAACGTTGGAAAATCTTATTCTTGGTTTGGAATAATTCACCCCATGAAGCATTACCTGCTAATTTTTCAGCTTCAACACCAGCTTGAACAACTTCAACTTCAGCAATCACAGAAGGATCGTCAATACCAACCTTGTTAGAAATGGAAATAGATCTTTTGGCTTCATCAATCTTACCAACTTCAACTAAGTATCTTGGGGATTCTGGAACAAATGTCATACCTCCAATCATAAATAAGGCCCAAGCAAAACATAAACCTAATGGAACTCTCCATTGGACGGAGTTGGAATAATTCTTTGTACCGTAATTAGTACAGTAACCTAAGAAAATACCTAAAGTAATCATCAATTGGTAACAGGCGACCAAAGTA from Naumovozyma dairenensis CBS 421 chromosome 3, complete genome includes these protein-coding regions:
- the MRPS28 gene encoding mitochondrial 37S ribosomal protein uS15m (similar to Saccharomyces cerevisiae MRPS28 (YDR337W); ancestral locus Anc_5.389), with product MLNIIRRNTISPLGENLIFSRAFVSTSKLYSAKAAKFLKAQRRRQKNEEKQATIKNSLERVDPVFGKKNVPFIARISAELKEPLVLSSGYNVEEVEKFLAAIETTKKKQLADRGINVDMIVSENEKELEEKRQVILRILSMRNANNKSSIKLALKLAREEFQRFPGDTGSSEVQAACMTVRILNMAHHIQEHRKDYSNTRHLRMLVQQRQSILRYLKRNNAERYYWVIQKLGLTDTAVTEEFNMDRQYMKDYKFFESAAVN
- the NDAI0C04540 gene encoding uncharacterized protein (similar to Saccharomyces cerevisiae YDR338C; ancestral locus Anc_5.390), translating into MAGILSKTLSEVHPTLRTNGMGVGNTHRRISLGFFPPNKKNPLVRKFSRRSRPTDQRSFRSLGDDFGSNVHEPHHYMDEIMEEPEMHYNEEDGGELSRTVSLPSRVSETPELSSPGVDWILQEHERRYSSVYNSDNEEGEEDMEQYEPRELGYDEFINRIQVQKQTHESMMQRTGITPRRPSFVSVTSKGSVPAIYQEDVHSAELAQLAKEKVTFKSESKVLASYSFPLIFTFLLEQIFPMVCSLTVGHLGKNELAAVSLASMTSNITLAIFEGIATSLDTLCPQAYGSGRYYSVGIHLQRCITFSLIIFVPFAFFWFYSESILYMVVPEKELIALTSQFLRVLILGAPAYIFFENLKRFLQAQGIFDAGIYVLTICAPLNILISYTLVWNKYIGMGFIGSAVAVVINFWMMFFLLLLYTLYVEGRKCWGGFSSKAFTHWKDLSHLAISGIIMLEAEELSYELLTLFSAYFGTSYLAAQSAVSTMAALLYMVPFAIGISTSTRIANFIGAKSSEHAHISSKVGLTFSFGAGLTNCLLLVLGRNFIASVFSRDEDVKKLISGLLPLVGLVQNFDSLNAVAGSCLRGQGMQSLGSVVNLLSYYLFGIPLALILSWYFNMKLFGLWIGIGCAMLLIGLIESYYVLFPNWDAIMNYAELLKESEDDDSDDEEYFTDSDEPTEYSPLLSA
- the FCF1 gene encoding rRNA-processing protein FCF1 (similar to Saccharomyces cerevisiae FCF1 (YDR339C); ancestral locus Anc_5.392), with the translated sequence MGKAKKTRKFALTKRTLNAKKDQRLKANQDKIREKEDPELTRNIPQVSSALFFQYNEAIKPPYQVLIDTNFINFSIQKKIDLVRGMMDCLLAKCNPLITDCVMAELEKLGPKYRIALKLARDPRIKRLSCSHKGTYADDCIVNRVLQHKCYIVATNDAGLKQRVRKIPGIPLMSVGGHSYVIEKLPDVF
- the NDAI0C04560 gene encoding sugar porter family MFS transporter (similar to Saccharomyces cerevisiae HXT6 (YDR343C) and HXT1 (YHR094C); ancestral locus Anc_5.395), encoding MSDVQGDQTADNQSASPLENESHSITSTPSNKAERDDQKDFTSDLEPADEGMDIPKKPSSAYVTVSIMCIMVAFGGFVFGWDTGTISGFVAQTDFLRRFGQKHHDGTHYLSKVRMGLIVSIFNIGCAIGGIILSKAGDMYGRKMGLIIVVIIYIVGIVIQIASVKAWYQYFIGRIISGLGVGGIAVLSPMLISEVSPKHLRGTLVACYQLMITLGIFLGYCTNYGTKNYSNSVQWRVPLGLCFAWALFMIGGMTFVPESPRYLVEVGKIDEAKRSISISNKVGIDDPSVIAEVEVVQAGVEAEKLAGNASWGELFQTKNKIFQRLIMGCVIQCLQQLTGDNYFFYYGTIVFKSVGLEDSFQTSIIIGVVNFASTFVGIYVVERFGRRRCLLWGAATMTACMVVYASVGVTRLWPHGQGNGSSKGAGNCMICFTCFYIFCFATTWAPIPFVVNSETFPLRVKSKCMSVAQACNWLWGFLISFFTPFITGAINFYYGYVFMGCLCFSFFYVFFFIPETKGLTLEEVNTMWEEGVLPWKSTSWVPPSKRGADYDAAALAQDDKPMFKRMFARD